In Nocardioides bizhenqiangii, the DNA window CCGGCGGCCGTCGGGCAGCTCGTTGCGTCCCGAGTGCTCGACGACCACGCAGTCGCCGTCGGCGTGGACGTGGCGCACCTCGACGCTGGAGGACGGACCGAGTGTCTCGGTGGCTCCTCCGAAGAGCGTGTCCACCACGATCTGCTTGCCCTCGAAGGTCCGGGACCACTGGTCGACACCCATCCAGCGCCAGGTGACGTCCTCGGCCATCGCTTCGAGGAGCGGGGCGACCCTGCCTTCCGCCATCGCGCCCATGGCCTCCAACACGCGCTGCTTGTGGTCCATGCGCAGCCACTGTAGGTCCGGCGGCTCAGTCGAGACAGAACTCGTTGCCCTCGACGTCCTGCATCACGAGGCACGACTCGTTGTCCTCGTCGGCAACCAGCAGCTGCACGCGCTTCGCCCCGAGGGCGATCAGTCGTTCGCCTTCGGCCTCGAGCGTGGCCTGCCGCTCCTCACCGACCAGCCCGGTGCCGACCCGTACGTCGAGGTGCACCCGGTTCTTGACGACCTTGCCTTCGGGGACGCGCTGGAAGTACAGGCGCGGGCCGACACCGTTCGGATCGACGCAGGCGAACCACGAACCCTGGTCCGCGGGCTTCTGCGAGCGGTCGAAGTCCTCCCACGTGGCGAACCCCTCCGGTAGGGGCGGTGCGACGTACCCCAGCACGTCGCACCAGAAGCGACCGACGCGCTCAGGTTCTGCGC includes these proteins:
- a CDS encoding VOC family protein, yielding MPSVREFQVTFDCAEPERVGRFWCDVLGYVAPPLPEGFATWEDFDRSQKPADQGSWFACVDPNGVGPRLYFQRVPEGKVVKNRVHLDVRVGTGLVGEERQATLEAEGERLIALGAKRVQLLVADEDNESCLVMQDVEGNEFCLD
- a CDS encoding nuclear transport factor 2 family protein: MDHKQRVLEAMGAMAEGRVAPLLEAMAEDVTWRWMGVDQWSRTFEGKQIVVDTLFGGATETLGPSSSVEVRHVHADGDCVVVEHSGRNELPDGRRYDNNYCWVLRFQDGLIQEVREYMDTQLVTETFGADEVG